CGCGTTTTCATCCGTTGTCGTGGACGGCCCCGAGCGCGCCGCGAGCCGCGCGATGCTGCACGCCGTCGGCTTCACGCGCGACGACTTCAAGAAGCCGCAGGTCGGCGTCGCGTCCACGTGGAGCATGGTCACGCCGTGCAACATGCACATTGACCAGCTCGCCGTGAGCGTCGCGCAGGGCGTCAACGAGGCCGGCGGCAAGGCGGTCGTCTTCAACACCATCACCATCAGCGACGGCATCTCGATGGGCAGCGAAGGGATGAAGTATTCGCTCGTGTCGCGCGAGGTCATCGCGGACTCCATCGAGACGGTTGTCGGCTGCGAGGGCTTTGACGGCGTGGTGGCCATCGGCGGTTGCGACAAGAACATGCCCGGTTGCGTGATGGGGCTCGCCCGGCTCAACCGCCCCGGAATCTTCGTCTATGGCGGCACGATCCTGCCGGGCGATTATCGCGGCACGCCCGCGGACATTGTCACCGTGTTCGAAGCCGTCGGCAAACACGCCGCCGGCAAGGTGAGCGACGCGGAGTTGCAGGAAATCGAGGAAGTGTCCGTTCCCGGCGCGGGCTCGTGCGGCGGGATGTATACGGCCAACACGATGGCCAGCGCGATCGAGGCGCTCGGCATGAGCCTGCCCAACTCCAGCGCGCAGGCCGCGGTGTCGCAGGACAAGACGCGCGATTGCGAGGCGGCCGGCGCCGCCGTGCTCAACCTGCTCAAGCTCGGCATCCGCCCGCGCGACATCATGACGAAGAAGGCCTTCGAGAACGCGATCACGCTCGTCATCGCGCTTGGCGGCTCGACCAACGCCGTGCTGCACCTCATCGCGATGGCGCACACCGCCGGCGTGAAGCTGACGATTGACGACTTCACCCGCATCGGCAAACGCGTGCCCGTCCTCGCCGACCTCAAGCCCAGCGGCAAATACGTCATGGCCGAACTCGTGAAGATTGGCGGCACCGTGCCGCTGATGAAGATGCTGCTCGACCGCGGCCTCATGCACGGCGACTGCCTCACCGTCACGGGCAGGACGATGGCGGAGAATCTGAAGAGCGCGCCCAAGTATCCCGCCGGGCAGGACGTCGTCCGCGGCTTCGATCATCCCATCAAAGCGGAAAGCCACCTCGTCGTCTTCCGAGGCAACCTCTGCCCGACGGGCGCCGTGGGAAAGATCAGCGGCAAGGAAGGTTTGCAGTTCGCCGGCCGCGCGATCTGTTTCAACAGCGAGGAACTCGCGCTCAAGGCCATCCTCGACGGCACGGTGAAGGCCGGGCACGTCATCGTCATCCGTTACGAAGGCCCGCGCGGCGGACCCGGCATGCGCGAGATGCTCTCGCCGACTTCCGCCATCATGGGCAAGGGCCTCGGCAAGGACGTCGCGCTCATCACGGACGGACGCTTCAGCGGCGGCTCGCACGGATTCGTCGTCGGCCACGTCACACCCGAGGCCTACGAAGGCGGTCCGCTCGCAATCGTGAAAACCGGCGACACGATCGTCTTCGACGCGGCGAAGCGCGAGATCACGCTCGGCATAGCGAAGGCTGAGATGGACCGCCGGTTGCGCCTTTGGAAGCAGCCCAAGCCGCGCTACACGCGCGGCGTGCTCGCCAAATATGCCGCCACTGTCCGCCCAGCCAGCGAAGGCGCCGTGACAGATGCTGCGTTGGAAGTTTAGCGAGACCACGGGGCGATGATCGACCCGGCGGTTTTCACCGGCCCAGACTCAGGATCCGCGTGGAAAATGTTGCGGACTCCGGCGGGCCGACCGCGACAGGCCTGTCGCAGCATTTTTGCCGGCCTTGGATGCTGCGCGGGTGCGCGCAACTTGCGACTGCCCGGGTTTGTCTTCACCGCGACAAATCCGGGCCGCCGAAAAACTTTGCCCGGCCGCGGCTGTTCTGCACATCATCGGACAGTCCCGCGAGCGGTTTGACGTATGGCCGTTTGCGGACCGATGTTCATGCATTCCTCAACGCGCGTTCCCGTCGTTCTCGTCATCGTATTCCTCCTCGCTTTCGCCCGCACCGCCACCCGCGCGCAGGAGCAGTCCGGGCCGCTGCCGGGCCACTCGTATCACGGCGAAGTCTTCAACGAGGGCGCGCGGCAGAAGGCCTACTTGATGGAAAACACCGGGCGGGTCCACCTGCCGGTGACGACCCGGGACCCGCTCGCGCAAAAGTTCTTCGACCAGGGCGTCGGGCAATTGCACGGCTTCTGGTATTTCGAGGCGGAGCGCAGCTTCCGGCAAGCCGCGAGCCACGACACGAATTGCGCCATGACCTACTGGGGCATGGCGATGGCGAACACAAGCAACCAGAAACGGGCCCGCGATTTCATCAAGCGCGCCGCGGCGCTCAAGTCCGCCGCCAGCCCGCGCGAGCAGCGCTGGATCGAGCTCTACGCCGAGTTCTGGAAGGACGACAAGCGTCACGACAAGGATCGCCGCACGGCGCTCACCAGCGGGCTGGAGAAACTCGC
This genomic window from Verrucomicrobiota bacterium contains:
- the ilvD gene encoding dihydroxy-acid dehydratase codes for the protein MRKSARKPTASLRAFSSVVVDGPERAASRAMLHAVGFTRDDFKKPQVGVASTWSMVTPCNMHIDQLAVSVAQGVNEAGGKAVVFNTITISDGISMGSEGMKYSLVSREVIADSIETVVGCEGFDGVVAIGGCDKNMPGCVMGLARLNRPGIFVYGGTILPGDYRGTPADIVTVFEAVGKHAAGKVSDAELQEIEEVSVPGAGSCGGMYTANTMASAIEALGMSLPNSSAQAAVSQDKTRDCEAAGAAVLNLLKLGIRPRDIMTKKAFENAITLVIALGGSTNAVLHLIAMAHTAGVKLTIDDFTRIGKRVPVLADLKPSGKYVMAELVKIGGTVPLMKMLLDRGLMHGDCLTVTGRTMAENLKSAPKYPAGQDVVRGFDHPIKAESHLVVFRGNLCPTGAVGKISGKEGLQFAGRAICFNSEELALKAILDGTVKAGHVIVIRYEGPRGGPGMREMLSPTSAIMGKGLGKDVALITDGRFSGGSHGFVVGHVTPEAYEGGPLAIVKTGDTIVFDAAKREITLGIAKAEMDRRLRLWKQPKPRYTRGVLAKYAATVRPASEGAVTDAALEV